The Saccharolobus shibatae B12 genomic interval ATCTATGATGAAAACTACATCTAAGGCCCCAAATGTTTCAAAGAGCTTCTTGACTGAACTCTCTAATTGAGAAATACTCATATTGGAATTTAGATCTATAGCTATTAGAGGTTCCATAGTCACACACTTTTAACTATACTTATAAACTTTTTGCCTAATCACCCGAGTGTGGACAACAATTTCATTCATTTGAAATATTTACATTTATTATCACTCCCCTGTCTGGCAAATATACTGGAGCGTAAAGCGCGTTATAAGCTAGGAAGAACACTGATAACCACCTCGTGAGCGTGAACCTATTAGTGTTCCACGGGAAGTGAAAATCCATTGAGGATATCCTGTGTTTTAAGCTCCTGAATCCTTGTTCTGCGTAGTCCCTCTCGTTGAACGTTACCCTCTTGTGCTCCACGTTTAGCCAAGTGAATGCATTATAGATTGTTGCCCCATCGTGTAGATAGATTACCTTGTCTATCCTCGTTTTCAGCACTTTCTCAGCCTCCTTTTCCGCATTCTTCACGTTCGTCAAGACTATTATTACGTGCACTCCACTCCTCAAGCTCGTCACCATGAAGAAGGGTATCGCACCCGTCTTTACATCCCTCACAATCCACACGTAATAATACTGCCCCTTAATTACCATAATTTTAGTCTCGTCTACCGCATAAAAACCACTAATTGGCACTACGTACTTAATGCAGCTCAACCTCCTCAAGTAGTACAACAAGGTAGAATGAGGCAAAGAAGTCCTCCAAGAAGATAAACCCGAGAGGTAACTAGCCAAAGCCGAGGCTATTACCTCACTAGTGTAAAACCTAGGCTTAAGATTAATATACTCCATTAAAACTAATATCACTTGGGTGAGCACGGGAACTTTCCACCTAGTTCCCGTAGTATCACCCAATTAATACTCCCGTGCTCACCCTAAAAAGGTATTACGTCGCATTCTATTAATAGAACACGAACAGTTCATATAATTTATTTTGAATTAACAAAATTGTTGTCCACACTCAATCACCCTAACGAAGTTTTATTAATTATTGTCAAAAAGGTCCTAAATACCCTCGATGTTAGGATTTATATTGAGGTTAAACTAAATAATTATTATGACAGTAACTAAGGAACAACTGCTGAATAGAGCAATAGAAGTAATAGATAAGGCTGATAATGAAGGAATAACTCTAAGAGCAATTGGGGGTGCAGCAATCGCACTGATAGCCAAAAAAGGATCAGAATTATATCCGAGAGTATACAAGGATATAGATTATTTTGGACTTTCATCTCAAAGTAGTAAGATATCTAAATTCTTAGAAGGCATAGGACTAATCCCAAATAAGAGGTTTAACGCCTTGCATGGGCATACTAGATTAATGTTCTTTGATCCTATAATTAACTCAACAGTTGATGTCTTTTTAGACGAGTTTATAATGTGCCACAAACTTGTGTTAAAGGATAGATTAAGAATAATGAAATACACTATCCCAACGTCAGACTTATTTCTAACAAAGATGCAGATAATACAACTTACCGAAAACGATAAAAAAGATATAACTGCACTACTTTACGACGTTGAATTAGGAGAGAGGGATGACGAGAGGACTATGGACTATAACTATATTGCGAAAATCCTTTCTGAAGACTGGGGGTTCTATAAGACTTATACAATAAATCATGATAAAATATTAGAATTCTTAAGAAATGATAAAAATAGAGAAATAATTGAACCTAAACTATTAAAATTAAGAGAAATAATTGAGAAACATCCTAAGAGCATTAAGTGGAAAATGAGGGCGAAGATTGGGGAAAAAGTAAAGTGGTACGAAGAACCAGAAGAAGTAAATACTAACTTCACTCAACAATAATAATTATTAATAAACTAGCAAGTTTATTTTTATTATTAATGAACGTAGAGAAAGAACTCAGAGAAAAGGGTGTAGAAATTTTAAGGTTCACTTGGGTAGGGTTAGATGGTTACATTAGATCAAAGGGAGCGTATATTGATCACATAGATGAATTACTAAAAACTGGTATAGGCTTAACAATGGCAATGATGAGCTTTACCCCAATGGATTATATAAGCCCCTACGGGACATTTGGGCCACAAGATGAGGATGTATTCTTGACTCCAGACCTTAGCACACTATCAATTTTTCCACCATCAGCCATAGTATTATGTAATTTATATAAGCATGGTAATCCGTGGAATTACGATCCTAGAAATACGTTAATCAAAACAATAGAAAAGGCGAAAGAACAATACGATTTCGACTTCAAATCGGCCTTCGAAATAGAGTTCTACTTAACAAAGGATAGAAAGCCATTTGATAATGCTAGGTGTTTCGATCCTTCTGCATTTTATAACAATCAAATAATTCCAGAAATTGCCAAAACGTTAAGGCAAATCAACATAGAACCAATAAGGATAATAAAGGAATATGGACCGGGGCAATACGAATTCGATATAATGCATAAAGATACGTTGAGAAGTGCTGATGAGGTTATTATATTTAAGGAAGTTGCAAGACAAGTAGCAAGTAAATACGGAGTTGAGGCAAACTTCATGCCAAAACCATTTAATAAAATGGCTGGATCTGGGTTACACTTGAACATTAGCGTATGGAAAGACAATCAGAATTTGTTCTATAACTCAAACGATAAGTATGGACTCAGTAACTTAGCTTATAACTTCATAGCTGGTTTATTGGAACATGCTAAAGCCTTAACTGCAATAGCCTCACCTACCATTAACTCCTATAAGAGACTAGTTCCAGGATCTTGGGCGCCAACCAAAATAACCTATGGATATAACAATAAGTCTGCTATGATAAGAATACCAACACCGTATCCCGGAATGTCACAATTAGATAGGAGAATAGAATATAGAGTTCCCGATCCTTCAACAAATCCATATCTTCTCTTAACAGCAGTAATAGAGGCGGGATTGGATGGAATAGAAAGAGGATTGAAGCCTCCAGAAGCTGTAAATGAAAATGCTTATTATAGAAAAGATATTGATGAGATACCAAGAAATCTCAGAGAAGCACTAAATGAACTAAGAAAAGATACCAGATTAGTGGAAAGAATTGGTAAAGAGATTATTGATGAATTCATAAAGGTCAAGTTAGCTGAGGTAGAGGAATATGAAAGCCTAGTAACAGATTGGGAATACGAGGTGTATAGGAGATTATAATAGATTCCCATGCCCATTGGTTCTCTGCAAAGATAATGAGTGAGAAGGAATTTATAATGGCTTCAGCTGAATCTTGGCTTGAAAACGAAATAAGTGCAGATACGTTTACAATGAATCAATTGAGACCATTCTATCTATATTTAAGGAATGAACTTAGAAGACTATTAGGTGAGAACTTCATAGAAGAAAGAAGCAAGTTGATTAAGGACGATCCAGTGAAGTACATGCGATTCCTATTTAATGACGCTGGAATAGAGGGATTTGTAATAGATACTGGATTTGGTAATAAGGAAATGGAAATACCGGCTAAATTAAAGTTACTATTCAGAATAGAGAGCATTATTAATGATAACATTTTTCAAATGTCTTTCGATAAGGCCTTGGAGTACTTTGAGGAAACCTTAAGGGGAAAAATAAGAAAAGAAGGGTATACTGGTTTTAAGAGTATAATAGCCTATAGAACTGGACTACAAGTGAATTGTAATATAGAACAAGCTAGAAGAGATTTTTATAGCAAAGATACAGACTGGTTTGGCAAAATTGCAAAGGGGTTTAGAGATTATCTACTTTGCGAAACCTTAAGAATAGCTAGAGAGTTGAAAGTTCCCGTACAAATTCACACCGGGGCTGGAGATAGAGATATTAAGCTAGAACTATCAAGACCCTCATACCTAACTAATATTGTTAGGAAGTATGAAGGAAAGGTAATTTTCGTACACGCTGGTTATCCTTATCATAGAGAGACTGCCTGGATGTCCTACCTTTTTCCCTCAGTATACCTAGACACCTCACAAGTAATACCATTTGCTCCCTTAGCAGCTTATACTATACTAAATGAGGTTTTTGAGGTAGCCCCATTAAATAAGGTGATGCACGGTTCTGATGCGTTTCACATTCCAGAAATAGCTTGGCTTGCAGCTAAGTTAGCTAAAAAGGCTATACATAAAACTACAGAAATGATGATTGAAAAAAATATATTAAATGAAAAAGACGCTAAAGAACTGGTTGAGAGGTTCTTATACTATAACTCTAAGGAAATATATGGGTTTGACTAGAAACATTTCATCTAAATTAGGAGGATCACTATTGTTAATGGGAATGAATTGGATTTTTTGATAAACATAATACCCTACAAAGTTGGTAGTGGAATTCTGCAAACCTTGGGCAGAGAATATCTCCTTATAACCAGATCCATTAAGCAGTATATAATTAACTAAGCTCTTAGTAGTTAAAGCATTATTAGAAGTTATTGAGACAAGTACTGCACCACCATAACGATTTATAACTTCTATAATACCACTAAATCCACCAACCGTAGTAACGTTTTCCGTAGTCTTAATAGTCAAATTCTGGTTATCAAATATGTTAGTATAATAATAGTATAGTCCTAGGTTTAAAGTGCCATTTTGTTCATATGATAAGTTATAAGGTATAACGTGAGGATTGGATATAGGAGAAGCAAACACGGAAAATTGCATAAATATAGGGTAATATACGTCATAATATAGTGTAGAGTTGTAAAGTGAGCCCTTCTCAATAGCATATTCCATGAAGTTCTCTCCTAAATATGCCTTCTCGTATAATTGATTAAATGTCTGATAAGCGTAAAATCTTCCTTCTTGAACAACATCAGAGTATTCAATTCCATCTCTAAACTGTAATATTGCAGAGTAGTTAAGTAAATATGCTCCTCCTTCTTGATAATACTCTCCAACTAGACCAGGGTTGAAAATTGGTGAAGAATCCATAAATCTACTATAAGCCGTTAGCAATTTAGCTGAAATTAGTGGATTTGACCCATTAACCCATAACATTAATACTCCAGCTATATCCCAATCATAAGCTGCAGTACCAGTTAATTGTAAAGCTGTTTCTAGGTTAGTTACCGTAACTGCTATAGCATT includes:
- a CDS encoding IS6 family transposase, which codes for MEYINLKPRFYTSEVIASALASYLSGLSSWRTSLPHSTLLYYLRRLSCIKYVVPISGFYAVDETKIMVIKGQYYYVWIVRDVKTGAIPFFMVTSLRSGVHVIIVLTNVKNAEKEAEKVLKTRIDKVIYLHDGATIYNAFTWLNVEHKRVTFNERDYAEQGFRSLKHRISSMDFHFPWNTNRFTLTRWLSVFFLAYNALYAPVYLPDRGVIINVNISNE
- a CDS encoding glutamine synthetase family protein; amino-acid sequence: MNVEKELREKGVEILRFTWVGLDGYIRSKGAYIDHIDELLKTGIGLTMAMMSFTPMDYISPYGTFGPQDEDVFLTPDLSTLSIFPPSAIVLCNLYKHGNPWNYDPRNTLIKTIEKAKEQYDFDFKSAFEIEFYLTKDRKPFDNARCFDPSAFYNNQIIPEIAKTLRQINIEPIRIIKEYGPGQYEFDIMHKDTLRSADEVIIFKEVARQVASKYGVEANFMPKPFNKMAGSGLHLNISVWKDNQNLFYNSNDKYGLSNLAYNFIAGLLEHAKALTAIASPTINSYKRLVPGSWAPTKITYGYNNKSAMIRIPTPYPGMSQLDRRIEYRVPDPSTNPYLLLTAVIEAGLDGIERGLKPPEAVNENAYYRKDIDEIPRNLREALNELRKDTRLVERIGKEIIDEFIKVKLAEVEEYESLVTDWEYEVYRRL
- a CDS encoding amidohydrolase family protein; its protein translation is MSEKEFIMASAESWLENEISADTFTMNQLRPFYLYLRNELRRLLGENFIEERSKLIKDDPVKYMRFLFNDAGIEGFVIDTGFGNKEMEIPAKLKLLFRIESIINDNIFQMSFDKALEYFEETLRGKIRKEGYTGFKSIIAYRTGLQVNCNIEQARRDFYSKDTDWFGKIAKGFRDYLLCETLRIARELKVPVQIHTGAGDRDIKLELSRPSYLTNIVRKYEGKVIFVHAGYPYHRETAWMSYLFPSVYLDTSQVIPFAPLAAYTILNEVFEVAPLNKVMHGSDAFHIPEIAWLAAKLAKKAIHKTTEMMIEKNILNEKDAKELVERFLYYNSKEIYGFD